A part of Eubacterium sp. AB3007 genomic DNA contains:
- a CDS encoding response regulator transcription factor: protein MEKLLIVDDEPKIREVIREYAEFNGYECDEAEDGMTAVGLCKLNDYDLIILDIMMPKLDGYSTCKEIKKIKDVPVIMLSARGEEYDKLFGFELGIDDYVVKPFSPKELMARIHAVLGRHHAPQAQEASDVLEFGGLTVNIAARTVSVDGKRVELTPKEYDLLFYLIENKNIALSRNQLLQDIWGYDFFGDDRTIDTHVKNLRNALGPYRNYIKTLRGVGYKFESDEM from the coding sequence ATGGAAAAGCTATTGATTGTGGATGACGAGCCCAAGATCCGGGAGGTCATCCGGGAATACGCAGAATTTAACGGATACGAGTGCGATGAGGCCGAAGACGGAATGACCGCCGTCGGCCTCTGCAAACTGAACGACTACGACCTGATCATCCTGGACATCATGATGCCCAAGCTGGACGGCTACTCCACCTGCAAGGAGATCAAGAAAATCAAAGACGTTCCGGTTATCATGCTGTCAGCCAGAGGGGAGGAATACGACAAGTTGTTTGGTTTTGAACTGGGCATCGATGACTACGTCGTCAAGCCCTTCAGCCCCAAGGAACTCATGGCCAGGATACACGCTGTGCTGGGCCGACACCATGCTCCTCAGGCCCAGGAGGCCTCCGATGTGCTGGAGTTTGGCGGACTTACTGTGAACATCGCAGCCCGCACCGTCAGTGTAGACGGTAAGCGAGTGGAACTGACCCCCAAGGAATATGATCTGTTGTTTTACCTGATCGAGAACAAGAACATTGCTTTGTCCAGAAATCAGCTCCTTCAGGATATCTGGGGGTACGACTTTTTCGGCGATGACCGAACCATCGATACGCACGTGAAGAATCTCCGCAATGCACTGGGACCTTACAGAAACTATATCAAGACCTTAAGAGGAGTGGGGTACAAGTTTGAATCCGATGAGATGTAA
- a CDS encoding PIN/TRAM domain-containing protein, producing MLRKIIRLLLTLFGAALGCAVCRIAGYFVERSREDIVGMFTDVQIMGIYITFAIIFGFIFFRLTPLLLRQSNKVANNIEKDLRGVSGSKIFAGVAGLIAGLVIAFFISQMFRFIQDDLLYSIISIVIYVFLGYLGFVVATSKRNELFPMLSAPHEQEGSGPVRVVSGRRKKQDTIPKILDTSVIIDGRVADIMSTGFMDGPVIIPEFVLVELRHIADSSDSLKRTRGRRGLDILKKIQAEFGVEIYNTDGEKSLKEIPEVDVKLIKLAQIMNGKVVTNDYNLNKVATINGVEVLNINKLANCLKPVVLPGERMTIKLVKQGKDSGQAIGYMDDGTMIVAEDGRKRIGDTVEITVTSVLQTSAGRMIFGRIGK from the coding sequence ATGCTCAGAAAGATAATCCGATTGCTGTTGACGCTGTTTGGCGCGGCACTTGGCTGTGCGGTCTGCCGGATCGCAGGGTATTTTGTGGAGCGGTCCAGAGAGGACATCGTCGGCATGTTTACAGACGTGCAGATCATGGGGATTTATATTACCTTCGCTATTATTTTTGGCTTTATATTTTTTCGTCTGACGCCGCTTCTGCTGAGACAAAGCAACAAGGTGGCAAACAATATCGAGAAGGACCTCAGAGGCGTATCCGGCAGCAAGATTTTCGCCGGTGTCGCCGGTCTTATCGCAGGCCTTGTCATTGCGTTCTTTATCTCGCAGATGTTCCGGTTCATACAGGATGACCTCCTGTATTCCATCATCAGCATCGTCATCTACGTTTTTCTGGGATATCTTGGTTTTGTGGTTGCTACCAGCAAACGGAACGAGTTGTTTCCAATGCTCAGCGCACCCCATGAACAGGAAGGAAGCGGGCCGGTACGTGTGGTCTCCGGCAGGAGAAAGAAACAAGACACGATCCCTAAGATCCTGGATACCAGTGTGATCATCGATGGACGCGTTGCGGACATCATGAGTACAGGGTTCATGGACGGGCCAGTGATCATTCCGGAGTTCGTCCTGGTGGAGCTGCGGCATATTGCAGATTCCTCGGACTCTCTGAAGAGGACCCGGGGCAGACGTGGCCTGGACATCCTGAAGAAGATACAGGCAGAGTTTGGCGTGGAGATCTACAACACGGACGGAGAGAAATCCCTGAAGGAGATTCCTGAGGTGGATGTGAAGCTGATCAAGCTGGCGCAGATCATGAATGGCAAAGTAGTCACCAACGATTACAACCTGAACAAGGTAGCGACTATCAATGGAGTTGAGGTCCTGAACATCAATAAGCTGGCCAACTGCCTGAAACCGGTGGTGCTGCCGGGAGAACGTATGACCATCAAACTGGTCAAGCAGGGCAAGGACAGCGGCCAGGCCATCGGGTACATGGATGATGGTACCATGATCGTGGCAGAAGACGGACGGAAGAGGATCGGAGATACGGTGGAGATCACTGTCACCAGCGTGTTGCAGACCTCGGCAGGACGGATGATATTCGGCAGAATAGGAAAGTGA
- the ispF gene encoding 2-C-methyl-D-erythritol 2,4-cyclodiphosphate synthase, translated as MRIGTGFDVHRLVEDRKLILGGVEIPYEKGLLGHSDADVLVHALMDAMLGAAALGDIGKHFPDTDPAYKGISSMELLRHTARLLAEHGYRLVNADVTVICQRPKLRGYIEEMRIQVASTLGVSPGQISIKATTTEKLGFTGRGEGIAAEAICLIETKQVLL; from the coding sequence ATCAGGATAGGAACCGGTTTTGATGTCCATCGCCTGGTGGAGGACCGAAAACTGATACTGGGAGGAGTGGAGATCCCCTATGAGAAGGGGCTGCTGGGCCATTCGGACGCGGACGTGCTGGTGCACGCGCTGATGGATGCTATGCTGGGTGCGGCGGCATTGGGCGATATCGGCAAGCACTTCCCGGATACGGACCCCGCCTACAAGGGAATTTCCAGCATGGAGCTTCTGCGGCATACGGCGCGGCTTCTGGCGGAGCATGGCTATCGGCTTGTGAACGCAGACGTGACCGTCATCTGTCAGAGACCGAAGCTGCGTGGCTATATCGAGGAGATGCGGATCCAGGTGGCTTCGACGCTGGGGGTATCCCCGGGGCAGATCAGCATCAAGGCGACGACCACAGAGAAACTCGGCTTTACGGGCCGGGGCGAGGGCATCGCAGCGGAAGCGATATGCCTGATCGAGACAAAGCAAGTATTATTATAA
- a CDS encoding proline--tRNA ligase, with the protein MRLSQMHIKTLREVPNEAEIPSHILLLRTGMIRKLVSGVYGFMPFGWRTVRKIEQIVREEMDASGAQEIHMSAVQPAELWEESGRWNAYGPELWRIKDRNGRDFCLGPTHEEIFTDIVRNDISSYRQLPEMLYQIQTKYRDEARPRFGLMRSREFIMKDCYSFDTDAEGLDRSYQIMYDAYDRIFRRCGLTFRPVEADSGAIGGSNSHEFTALSEVGESDIAYCEHCNMAATTERAACVDAPAQEDVEMLPMEEKFTPGTKTIEDVANYLGLSQEQTIKALLFVTYDEEGEENGYVAAFVRGDRDLNMTKLVNALDIAEHQIEFADEEKMGAATGCVGGFTGPTGLHDCTLVVDSELPGLKNLCAGACKEDHHLINVNYGRDYKADIITDLKVLKEGDPCPVCGQPVKHARGIEVGQVFKLGTKYSASMGATYLDENQKEQLIEMGCYGIGITRTMAAIVEQHHDEDGIIWPISVAPYHVIITLVKPNDEAQKALGEKLYEDLQKAGVEVLLDDRKERPGVKFKDADLLGIPVRITVGKLAGEGKVEYKLRREEDKVEISVEEALEKTVALVNSERRG; encoded by the coding sequence ATGAGACTATCACAGATGCACATCAAGACATTGAGAGAAGTGCCAAACGAGGCGGAGATCCCCAGCCACATCCTGCTCCTGAGGACCGGTATGATCCGTAAGCTGGTGTCCGGCGTGTACGGGTTCATGCCCTTTGGCTGGCGCACCGTGCGGAAGATCGAGCAGATCGTCCGGGAGGAGATGGACGCTTCCGGCGCTCAGGAAATCCATATGTCAGCAGTACAGCCGGCAGAGTTATGGGAGGAATCCGGAAGATGGAACGCCTATGGCCCGGAGCTTTGGCGAATCAAGGACCGGAATGGCAGGGATTTCTGTCTGGGACCCACCCACGAGGAAATCTTTACGGACATCGTCCGGAACGATATCTCCTCTTACAGACAACTCCCGGAAATGCTGTACCAGATCCAGACCAAATACAGAGATGAGGCAAGGCCGCGGTTTGGTTTGATGCGCAGTCGTGAGTTCATCATGAAAGATTGTTACTCCTTCGACACCGATGCGGAGGGGCTGGACAGGAGTTATCAGATCATGTACGATGCTTATGATCGGATTTTCCGCCGCTGTGGACTGACTTTCCGGCCGGTAGAAGCGGATTCCGGTGCCATTGGAGGCAGCAACTCCCATGAGTTCACTGCTTTGTCCGAGGTAGGAGAGAGCGATATCGCCTACTGCGAGCATTGTAACATGGCAGCGACTACGGAGCGGGCAGCCTGCGTGGATGCACCTGCGCAGGAGGATGTGGAGATGCTCCCCATGGAGGAGAAATTCACACCGGGCACAAAGACCATCGAGGATGTGGCCAACTATCTGGGGCTTTCCCAGGAGCAGACCATCAAGGCACTGCTGTTTGTCACCTACGATGAGGAAGGCGAGGAAAACGGATATGTGGCAGCCTTTGTCCGGGGAGACAGAGACCTGAACATGACCAAGCTGGTGAATGCTCTGGATATCGCAGAGCACCAGATCGAGTTTGCAGACGAGGAGAAGATGGGGGCGGCTACCGGCTGTGTCGGAGGATTCACCGGACCCACCGGGCTGCATGATTGCACCTTGGTGGTGGACAGCGAGCTGCCGGGACTGAAGAACCTCTGTGCCGGAGCCTGTAAGGAAGACCACCATCTGATCAACGTGAACTATGGAAGAGATTACAAGGCGGATATCATTACTGACCTGAAGGTACTGAAGGAGGGAGATCCCTGTCCGGTCTGTGGCCAGCCGGTGAAGCACGCCAGAGGCATCGAGGTAGGACAGGTGTTCAAGCTGGGCACCAAGTACTCCGCCTCCATGGGCGCTACCTATCTGGATGAGAACCAGAAGGAGCAGCTCATCGAGATGGGCTGCTACGGCATCGGCATCACCAGGACCATGGCGGCCATCGTGGAACAGCATCACGATGAGGATGGTATTATCTGGCCAATCTCAGTGGCGCCGTACCACGTGATCATCACGCTGGTAAAACCAAACGACGAGGCTCAGAAGGCACTGGGTGAGAAACTCTACGAGGATCTGCAGAAAGCTGGTGTCGAGGTACTGCTGGATGATCGTAAGGAACGTCCAGGGGTCAAGTTCAAGGATGCGGATCTGCTGGGCATTCCTGTTCGGATCACCGTCGGCAAGCTGGCCGGCGAAGGAAAGGTGGAGTACAAGCTCCGCAGAGAGGAAGACAAGGTAGAGATCTCCGTAGAAGAAGCGCTGGAGAAGACAGTAGCGCTTGTGAACAGTGAACGCAGAGGATAG
- a CDS encoding chromate transporter: MFWTFFKLGLFTIGGGMAMIPLMQGIIVDRHHWMSEEEIVDCIAVSQGLPGVIAINMATYIGKQKKNVPGSIVATVGVILPSFLIIIAVVEVLRQIGDSRYIQGALVGIKAAATGLIAYSAFKVGRQVLHSVFAWILAVAAFGLITFGGINAVWVILAGIVLGLVYTGCRRAPGEGEER; the protein is encoded by the coding sequence TTGTTCTGGACGTTTTTCAAACTTGGACTGTTTACCATCGGTGGAGGCATGGCCATGATCCCGCTGATGCAAGGAATCATCGTGGACAGGCATCACTGGATGAGCGAGGAGGAAATTGTGGACTGCATTGCAGTCAGCCAGGGCCTTCCGGGGGTCATTGCCATCAACATGGCCACCTACATCGGCAAGCAGAAGAAAAACGTGCCGGGCAGTATCGTGGCCACAGTAGGTGTGATTCTCCCGAGCTTTCTCATCATCATCGCGGTGGTGGAAGTGCTCCGTCAGATCGGTGACAGCCGGTATATACAAGGCGCGCTGGTTGGGATCAAAGCTGCAGCTACAGGTTTGATCGCTTACTCTGCCTTCAAGGTGGGGCGACAGGTGCTGCACAGCGTGTTTGCCTGGATTCTGGCAGTAGCAGCCTTCGGGCTGATCACCTTTGGCGGGATCAATGCAGTCTGGGTGATCCTGGCCGGGATCGTTCTGGGACTCGTGTACACAGGATGCCGAAGGGCACCGGGAGAGGGGGAAGAGCGATGA
- a CDS encoding chromate transporter: MIYLKLFLVFARIGLFGFGGGMAMLPMIYQGAEHFGLMSREDFSDLVAISQVTPGPIAVNAATYVGYHAAGVPGAAVATLGVALPSFLLVLLVCYFITRFRNSQLVEGAFTGIRPVTVGLIASAVVFMGQSAFGAMAGNVVSGASVATVLPVVLCGLSVLLVGKCKISPIVIVIGAGVIGAILCG, from the coding sequence ATGATCTATCTGAAACTCTTTCTCGTGTTTGCCAGGATCGGCCTGTTCGGGTTTGGGGGTGGCATGGCCATGCTGCCCATGATCTACCAGGGAGCGGAGCACTTCGGTTTGATGAGCCGGGAGGACTTCTCGGATCTGGTAGCCATCTCTCAGGTGACGCCTGGACCCATAGCCGTCAATGCGGCTACCTATGTGGGCTATCACGCGGCAGGTGTGCCGGGAGCTGCAGTGGCTACTCTGGGGGTAGCATTACCCTCCTTCCTGCTGGTGTTGCTGGTCTGCTATTTCATAACAAGATTCCGGAACAGCCAGCTGGTGGAAGGCGCATTTACAGGGATCCGTCCGGTGACTGTAGGACTTATCGCCTCGGCAGTGGTGTTTATGGGACAGAGTGCCTTCGGTGCGATGGCGGGCAATGTGGTTTCTGGAGCAAGCGTGGCAACGGTTCTACCGGTCGTACTGTGCGGACTCAGCGTTCTGCTTGTTGGCAAGTGCAAGATAAGCCCGATCGTGATCGTGATCGGAGCAGGAGTGATAGGAGCGATACTATGTGGGTAG
- a CDS encoding NUDIX domain-containing protein, which yields MWVGGVRVILVNEKNELLMLCQHHEDRDIWMLPGGAIEDGENSIDAAIREVKEETHLDIQITGVAWHVEEVSPERGQRFVNYMIGEISGGELALGYDPELPEMKQVMKEVRFMSREEIDQVENLYPAFLNEEVWDVLQEKHDGRTYYKLREPWNKDGMLKDKKGRIG from the coding sequence ATGTGGGTAGGAGGAGTCAGAGTCATTCTGGTGAATGAGAAGAACGAGTTGCTGATGCTTTGTCAGCACCACGAAGACAGAGATATCTGGATGCTCCCTGGCGGCGCCATCGAGGATGGGGAAAACTCTATCGATGCGGCCATCCGCGAAGTAAAGGAGGAGACGCATCTGGATATTCAGATCACAGGAGTCGCCTGGCATGTAGAAGAGGTATCTCCTGAGCGTGGACAGCGTTTTGTGAATTATATGATCGGCGAGATCTCAGGCGGAGAACTGGCTCTGGGGTATGACCCGGAGCTACCGGAGATGAAGCAGGTCATGAAGGAAGTCCGGTTTATGTCCCGGGAGGAGATCGATCAGGTGGAGAACCTGTATCCTGCCTTCCTCAACGAGGAGGTGTGGGATGTGCTCCAGGAGAAACATGACGGACGCACCTATTATAAACTGAGGGAGCCGTGGAACAAGGACGGCATGCTGAAGGACAAGAAAGGAAGAATAGGATGA
- a CDS encoding peptidylprolyl isomerase, whose amino-acid sequence MKTIIIEMENGGVMKGELYDDIAPITVENFEKLAGEGFYDGLTFHRVIPGFMIQGGDPAGNGTGGPGYTIKGEFTSNGVQNDLKHTTGVLSMARTMVPDSAGSQFFIMVADAPHLDGEYAAFGKITEGVDVALDIAKVRTDYMDKPLEPVVMKKVTVE is encoded by the coding sequence ATGAAAACGATTATCATCGAAATGGAAAACGGCGGCGTGATGAAGGGCGAACTGTATGACGACATCGCGCCCATCACAGTTGAGAATTTTGAGAAGCTGGCAGGCGAGGGGTTCTACGATGGACTGACCTTCCACAGAGTCATTCCGGGATTCATGATCCAGGGTGGCGATCCGGCAGGCAATGGCACAGGTGGTCCTGGATACACCATCAAGGGAGAGTTCACCTCCAACGGCGTTCAGAATGACCTGAAACACACCACAGGTGTGCTGTCCATGGCCAGAACCATGGTTCCGGATTCTGCAGGCTCCCAGTTCTTCATCATGGTCGCGGACGCACCACATCTGGATGGAGAGTATGCGGCTTTCGGCAAGATCACCGAGGGCGTGGATGTCGCGCTGGATATCGCAAAGGTTCGGACCGATTACATGGACAAACCGCTGGAGCCGGTGGTCATGAAGAAGGTTACAGTGGAGTAA
- the cysS gene encoding cysteine--tRNA ligase gives MKVYNTLTRKKEELVPIREGEISMYVCGPTVYNFFHIGNARPLVVFDTMRKYLEYRGYKVKYVQNFTDVDDKIINRAKEEGITAPEVSEKYIKEYFNDTAALNVRKADVHPKVSEHIPEIIAFVQSLIDKGYAYEADGDVYFSTRKFPEYGKLSGQNIDDLEAGARIAIGEVKEDPLDFALWKARKEESEIAWESPWGMGRPGWHIECSTMAKKHLGDTIDLHAGGQDLQFPHHENEIAQSECCNGVPFAHYWMHNAYITMDRTKMSKSKGNFFTVRDIRKNYSGEEIRFFLLSGQYRSPIDFSEDLMKQARASLERMKNCKENLKFLAEQGAEGDMTEEEKAALAGYDTYRQKFIKVMDDDLNTADGISAVFELITAINTAVKGGATKAFALASEKTLMEFCDILGLLQQEEEAGIDPEIQALVDERQEARKAKNFARADEIRDMLKAQGITLKDTPQGVQIIKE, from the coding sequence ATGAAGGTTTACAATACATTGACAAGAAAGAAAGAAGAACTTGTGCCCATTCGAGAAGGTGAGATCTCCATGTACGTATGCGGACCCACCGTATACAACTTCTTCCATATCGGAAATGCCCGGCCTTTGGTGGTCTTTGATACGATGCGCAAATACCTGGAGTACCGGGGTTACAAGGTGAAATATGTCCAGAACTTCACCGACGTGGATGACAAGATCATCAATCGCGCCAAAGAAGAAGGAATCACCGCTCCGGAGGTCTCCGAGAAGTATATCAAGGAATATTTCAACGACACGGCTGCGCTGAATGTGCGCAAGGCTGACGTGCATCCAAAGGTCTCGGAACACATTCCGGAGATCATCGCTTTTGTACAAAGCCTGATCGACAAGGGATATGCCTATGAGGCAGATGGAGATGTCTATTTCTCCACCCGTAAGTTCCCGGAGTACGGCAAGTTGTCCGGCCAGAATATCGATGATCTGGAAGCAGGCGCCCGGATCGCCATCGGGGAAGTCAAGGAAGATCCTCTGGACTTTGCCCTCTGGAAGGCACGCAAGGAAGAAAGCGAGATCGCCTGGGAATCCCCCTGGGGCATGGGAAGGCCCGGATGGCATATCGAGTGCTCCACCATGGCCAAGAAGCATCTGGGAGACACCATCGATCTTCATGCCGGCGGACAGGATCTTCAGTTCCCTCATCATGAGAACGAGATCGCGCAGTCCGAGTGTTGTAACGGAGTGCCCTTTGCTCACTACTGGATGCACAACGCCTATATAACCATGGACAGAACCAAGATGTCCAAGTCCAAGGGGAATTTCTTTACCGTACGAGATATCCGGAAAAACTACAGCGGTGAGGAGATCCGTTTCTTCCTGCTGTCCGGCCAGTATAGAAGTCCCATCGATTTCAGTGAGGATTTGATGAAACAGGCCAGGGCATCGCTGGAGCGCATGAAGAACTGCAAGGAGAACCTGAAGTTCCTGGCAGAGCAGGGCGCAGAGGGCGACATGACAGAGGAAGAGAAGGCAGCGCTGGCGGGCTATGATACGTATCGGCAGAAGTTCATTAAGGTTATGGATGATGATCTGAATACCGCCGATGGAATCAGCGCTGTGTTCGAGCTGATCACCGCTATCAATACCGCCGTGAAGGGCGGTGCAACCAAGGCCTTCGCCCTGGCTTCTGAGAAGACTCTGATGGAGTTCTGTGACATCCTGGGGCTGTTGCAGCAGGAGGAGGAAGCCGGCATTGATCCTGAGATCCAGGCACTTGTGGACGAGCGACAGGAAGCCCGCAAGGCAAAGAACTTTGCCAGAGCGGATGAGATCAGAGATATGCTGAAGGCACAGGGAATCACGCTGAAGGATACCCCGCAGGGCGTGCAGATCATCAAGGAGTGA
- a CDS encoding Mini-ribonuclease 3 translates to MQNLDPKVTNTTALAYMGDAVYEVYIRNFVIEHGPTRVDAMNRKKIRYVCADGQARVAREMLASGFLSEEEARLVKRARNHTQTPKPRGTTPMDYKLATGFEALVGYLYLDGQTERLQEVVTEAMRIIEEN, encoded by the coding sequence ATGCAGAATCTAGATCCAAAGGTAACCAACACGACGGCGCTGGCCTATATGGGCGACGCCGTCTATGAGGTATATATACGAAATTTCGTGATCGAGCATGGCCCGACACGGGTGGATGCTATGAACCGCAAGAAGATCCGCTATGTATGTGCAGACGGACAGGCCCGGGTGGCCCGGGAGATGCTGGCATCGGGGTTCTTGTCGGAAGAAGAAGCACGGCTTGTGAAGCGGGCGCGCAATCACACCCAGACCCCCAAGCCACGAGGCACCACGCCCATGGACTACAAGTTGGCTACGGGGTTTGAGGCACTGGTCGGCTACCTGTATCTGGACGGGCAGACAGAACGGCTGCAGGAAGTGGTAACAGAAGCTATGCGGATCATCGAAGAGAACTAG
- the thyA gene encoding thymidylate synthase — MSKADVLFVDMCRGILDHGFSTEGAQVRARWEDGSPAYTIKNFGVVNRYDLSEEFPALTLRPTAIKSAMDEILWIWQRKSNNIHDLKPHIWDEWADPDGSIGKAYGYQMARKYRFGQGEMDQVDNVLWQLKNAPQSRRIMTNIYNFDDLSEMNLEPCAYSMTFNVTGNRLNAILNQRSQDILAANNWNVVQYALLVMMFAQVSGFVPGELIHVIADAHIYNRHVPVIRELIERPQYPAPMVTLNPKVNDFYEFTTDDLIVENYQAGPQVKNIPIAV; from the coding sequence ATGAGCAAAGCAGACGTGTTGTTCGTGGATATGTGCCGGGGTATCCTGGATCATGGGTTTTCCACGGAGGGAGCACAGGTGAGGGCCAGGTGGGAGGACGGTTCCCCGGCTTACACCATCAAGAATTTCGGGGTCGTGAACCGCTATGACCTTTCAGAGGAGTTTCCGGCGTTGACCCTGCGGCCCACCGCCATCAAGTCAGCCATGGATGAGATCCTGTGGATCTGGCAAAGGAAATCCAACAATATCCATGATCTGAAACCACATATCTGGGATGAGTGGGCAGATCCCGATGGGAGCATCGGCAAGGCGTACGGCTATCAGATGGCCCGAAAATACCGGTTTGGGCAGGGTGAGATGGATCAGGTGGATAACGTCCTCTGGCAGTTGAAGAATGCTCCCCAATCCCGTCGCATCATGACGAATATATACAATTTCGATGATCTTTCGGAGATGAATCTGGAGCCGTGCGCCTACAGCATGACCTTCAACGTGACAGGGAACAGGCTGAATGCGATTCTGAACCAGCGGTCTCAGGATATTCTGGCGGCCAACAACTGGAACGTGGTGCAGTATGCGCTTCTGGTGATGATGTTCGCCCAGGTGTCCGGCTTTGTGCCGGGAGAACTGATCCACGTGATCGCTGATGCACATATCTATAACCGACATGTGCCGGTGATCCGGGAACTGATCGAGCGTCCCCAGTATCCGGCTCCAATGGTGACACTGAACCCGAAGGTGAATGACTTCTACGAGTTTACCACCGACGACCTGATTGTAGAGAATTATCAGGCCGGGCCGCAGGTAAAGAATATACCAATTGCAGTGTAG
- a CDS encoding aldo/keto reductase, whose protein sequence is MHNDELMKTPRLGFGMMRLPKKGLRFDESQIRAMVDTFMEAGFTYFDTAYVYPGSEKATRKALVERYPREAFTLASKMYALPGMPEAAVKREFRVSLRQAGVDFFDYYLLHSLMDNNYRKYEKQKLWEFAMEEKAKGKIRHVGFSYHDGPELLDQILTHHPETEFVQLQLNYLDWEDPKVCSRANYEVAREHDVPIVVMEPVKGGKLADPPEEVRRLMLEADNRASYASWAIRFVAALPGVMTVLSGMSTLKQVEDNVAYMKGFRTLSPEEEQVIHRAREIMTGMGEIPCTDCRYCLKGCPRNIPIPEIFASVNKSGCTPAQARRAAECVECGACEAACPQHIGIIEELKKCAGTGGEAR, encoded by the coding sequence GTGCACAACGATGAACTGATGAAAACACCCCGGCTGGGGTTTGGCATGATGCGATTGCCAAAGAAAGGGCTGCGGTTTGACGAGAGTCAGATCAGAGCCATGGTGGATACGTTCATGGAGGCGGGGTTCACTTATTTTGACACAGCGTACGTATATCCGGGATCGGAGAAGGCTACCCGAAAAGCGCTGGTAGAGAGGTATCCCAGGGAGGCGTTTACCCTGGCATCCAAGATGTATGCTCTGCCGGGAATGCCGGAGGCTGCCGTCAAGCGGGAATTTCGTGTGAGCCTCAGGCAGGCGGGAGTGGATTTCTTTGACTACTATCTGCTCCATTCGCTGATGGACAACAATTACAGGAAATACGAGAAGCAGAAACTTTGGGAATTTGCAATGGAGGAGAAGGCGAAGGGGAAGATCCGTCATGTGGGGTTTTCCTACCACGATGGGCCGGAGCTTCTGGATCAGATCCTGACACATCATCCGGAGACGGAGTTCGTTCAACTGCAGTTGAACTACCTTGACTGGGAGGATCCCAAGGTATGCTCTCGGGCGAACTACGAGGTGGCACGGGAGCACGATGTACCCATCGTCGTCATGGAACCGGTGAAGGGCGGCAAATTGGCTGACCCGCCGGAGGAGGTCAGGCGGCTCATGCTGGAGGCTGATAACCGCGCTTCTTATGCCTCCTGGGCGATTCGTTTTGTGGCGGCGCTGCCGGGAGTCATGACGGTGCTGTCAGGTATGTCGACTCTGAAACAGGTCGAAGACAACGTGGCGTATATGAAGGGATTTCGGACTTTGTCTCCGGAAGAAGAACAGGTGATCCACCGGGCTCGGGAGATCATGACCGGAATGGGCGAGATCCCTTGTACCGACTGCCGTTATTGTCTCAAGGGATGCCCACGGAATATCCCCATTCCGGAGATCTTCGCGTCGGTGAACAAGTCCGGATGCACGCCGGCCCAGGCGCGCCGGGCAGCAGAATGTGTAGAATGTGGTGCCTGCGAGGCGGCTTGTCCACAGCACATTGGGATCATAGAGGAACTGAAGAAGTGTGCAGGGACAGGAGGAGAAGCGAGATGA
- a CDS encoding dihydrofolate reductase, which translates to MNLIVAVDKNWGIGKDGELLCHLSGDLKFFKETTMGHTVVMGRTTLESLPGRRGLPGRRNIVLTRQEGYAAERVDTVVHSLEELCGVLEHDRDAFIIGGAEVYRQMLPYCNTCYVTRIEESFPADRYFPDLDADEDFVMTWESSRQEENGIVYRWVKYERKQK; encoded by the coding sequence ATGAATCTGATCGTTGCAGTGGATAAGAACTGGGGCATCGGGAAAGATGGAGAGCTCCTGTGCCATCTGTCCGGTGATCTGAAATTTTTCAAGGAGACCACCATGGGGCATACCGTGGTTATGGGGCGGACGACGCTGGAAAGCCTGCCAGGACGACGCGGGCTTCCGGGGCGCAGGAACATCGTGCTCACCAGGCAGGAGGGCTATGCGGCCGAGCGAGTGGATACGGTGGTGCACAGTCTGGAGGAACTTTGCGGTGTGCTGGAGCACGATCGGGATGCGTTCATCATCGGCGGAGCAGAAGTTTACAGGCAGATGCTCCCGTATTGTAATACATGCTACGTGACGCGGATCGAGGAGTCCTTTCCGGCAGATCGGTATTTCCCTGATCTGGATGCGGACGAGGATTTTGTTATGACCTGGGAGAGCAGCAGACAGGAGGAAAACGGGATCGTATACCGTTGGGTTAAATATGAAAGAAAACAAAAGTGA